The Mastacembelus armatus chromosome 9, fMasArm1.2, whole genome shotgun sequence genome contains a region encoding:
- the gkap1 gene encoding G kinase-anchoring protein 1 isoform X1 has protein sequence MASSAMITVPTTSSRFALLQIDSDSDSDTSDQGRATAKSLRDSSGKPRQGKAGGAGGKTPQGSDKKKDKKKKKKEQQQSEANELRNLAFRKLPQKSCAPPPCMTLSEIASDLLSPASGDHNIPADGWQQWKQRDEQITTELYEADLEKALILSKLEYEQQKQNNTNTSSPKSRGGKESGGKKDKKKNQQIKDKKTVSLQDFQAEGSVEHLSKKQDKEDSRTANPALGIGQEERFFNKLEDDVSRIIQREKRREQYANSQGQEVSTSTEHELDPRAEQLKYELEKKDQEIDKLKKTISEWEMKYKEVKARNAQLLKMLQQGEMKDKAEILLQVEELLHIKEELSSQVTLLHGALEQERSKVKGLQSEQPKHQGNKKGRKSSEMDL, from the exons ATGGCATCATCTGCAATGATCACCGTGCCCACCACCTCCTCCCGCTTCGCCCTTCTCCAGATAGACTCGGATTCAGACTCCGACACCTCCGACCAGGGGAGAGCCACCGCGAAAAGCTTACGGGACTCCTCCGGGAAGCCCCGGCAGGGAAAGGCAGGAGGAGCCGGGGGGAAAACGCCGCAGGGCAGCGAcaagaagaaagacaagaagaagaagaagaaggagcagcagcagagtgaagCAAATGAG TTACGTAATCTGGCCTTCAGGAAACTTCCTCAGAAGTCTTGTGCCCCCCCTCCCTGTATGACGCTGTCAGAAATAGCCAGTGACCTTCTTAGCCCTGCATCAGGGGACCACAATATACCTGCAGATGGGTGGCAGCAGTGGAAGCAGAGGGATGAACAG ATAACCACTGAACTGTATGAGGCTGACTTGGAAAAGGCCTTGATTCTAAGTAAACTGGAGTATGAACAACAGAAACAG aacaacacaaacacatcctcaCCTAAGtcaagaggaggaaaagagagtgGAGGGAAgaaggacaagaagaagaatcagcagataaaagacaaaaagacagtttCACTGCAGGACTTCCAGGCTGAAGGCAGTGTAG AACATTTGAGTAAGAAACAAGATAAAGAG GACTCCAGAACGGCTAACCCAGCACTAGGAATCGGGCAGGAAGAGCGTTTTTTTAATAAGCTGGAAGACGACGTCAGTCGGATTATCCAACGGGAAAAACGACGTGAGCAGTACGCTAACAGCCAGGGACAAGAAGTCAGCACGTCCACAGAACATGAACTG GACCCTCGAGCGGAGCAGCTGAAGTATGAGCTGGAGAAGAAAGACCAGGAAATTGATAAGCTAAAGAAAACCATCTCAGAGTGGGAG ATGAAATACAAAGAGGTGAAAGCCAGAAACGCCCAGCTGCTCAAGATGCTCCAACAGGGAGAGA tgAAAGATAAAGCAGAAATCCTTCTACAGGTAGAAGAGCTGCTACATATCAAAGAAGAACTGTCATCACAG gtcacATTATTACATGGTGCTCTTGAACAAGAAAGGTCTAAAGTCAAAGGCCTGCAGTCAGAACAGCCGAAACATCAG GGAAAcaagaaagggaggaaaagcTCAGAAATGGATCTATGA
- the gkap1 gene encoding G kinase-anchoring protein 1 isoform X3 → MASSAMITVPTTSSRFALLQIDSDSDSDTSDQGRATAKSLRDSSGKPRQGKAGGAGGKTPQGSDKKKDKKKKKKEQQQSEANEITTELYEADLEKALILSKLEYEQQKQNNTNTSSPKSRGGKESGGKKDKKKNQQIKDKKTVSLQDFQAEGSVEHLSKKQDKEDSRTANPALGIGQEERFFNKLEDDVSRIIQREKRREQYANSQGQEVSTSTEHELDPRAEQLKYELEKKDQEIDKLKKTISEWEMKYKEVKARNAQLLKMLQQGEMKDKAEILLQVEELLHIKEELSSQVTLLHGALEQERSKVKGLQSEQPKHQGNKKGRKSSEMDL, encoded by the exons ATGGCATCATCTGCAATGATCACCGTGCCCACCACCTCCTCCCGCTTCGCCCTTCTCCAGATAGACTCGGATTCAGACTCCGACACCTCCGACCAGGGGAGAGCCACCGCGAAAAGCTTACGGGACTCCTCCGGGAAGCCCCGGCAGGGAAAGGCAGGAGGAGCCGGGGGGAAAACGCCGCAGGGCAGCGAcaagaagaaagacaagaagaagaagaagaaggagcagcagcagagtgaagCAAATGAG ATAACCACTGAACTGTATGAGGCTGACTTGGAAAAGGCCTTGATTCTAAGTAAACTGGAGTATGAACAACAGAAACAG aacaacacaaacacatcctcaCCTAAGtcaagaggaggaaaagagagtgGAGGGAAgaaggacaagaagaagaatcagcagataaaagacaaaaagacagtttCACTGCAGGACTTCCAGGCTGAAGGCAGTGTAG AACATTTGAGTAAGAAACAAGATAAAGAG GACTCCAGAACGGCTAACCCAGCACTAGGAATCGGGCAGGAAGAGCGTTTTTTTAATAAGCTGGAAGACGACGTCAGTCGGATTATCCAACGGGAAAAACGACGTGAGCAGTACGCTAACAGCCAGGGACAAGAAGTCAGCACGTCCACAGAACATGAACTG GACCCTCGAGCGGAGCAGCTGAAGTATGAGCTGGAGAAGAAAGACCAGGAAATTGATAAGCTAAAGAAAACCATCTCAGAGTGGGAG ATGAAATACAAAGAGGTGAAAGCCAGAAACGCCCAGCTGCTCAAGATGCTCCAACAGGGAGAGA tgAAAGATAAAGCAGAAATCCTTCTACAGGTAGAAGAGCTGCTACATATCAAAGAAGAACTGTCATCACAG gtcacATTATTACATGGTGCTCTTGAACAAGAAAGGTCTAAAGTCAAAGGCCTGCAGTCAGAACAGCCGAAACATCAG GGAAAcaagaaagggaggaaaagcTCAGAAATGGATCTATGA
- the gkap1 gene encoding G kinase-anchoring protein 1 isoform X2, producing the protein MASSAMITVPTTSSRFALLQIDSDSDSDTSDQGRATAKSLRDSSGKPRQGKAGGAGGKTPQGSDKKKDKKKKKKEQQQSEANELRNLAFRKLPQKSCAPPPCMTLSEIASDLLSPASGDHNIPADGWQQWKQRDEQNNTNTSSPKSRGGKESGGKKDKKKNQQIKDKKTVSLQDFQAEGSVEHLSKKQDKEDSRTANPALGIGQEERFFNKLEDDVSRIIQREKRREQYANSQGQEVSTSTEHELDPRAEQLKYELEKKDQEIDKLKKTISEWEMKYKEVKARNAQLLKMLQQGEMKDKAEILLQVEELLHIKEELSSQVTLLHGALEQERSKVKGLQSEQPKHQGNKKGRKSSEMDL; encoded by the exons ATGGCATCATCTGCAATGATCACCGTGCCCACCACCTCCTCCCGCTTCGCCCTTCTCCAGATAGACTCGGATTCAGACTCCGACACCTCCGACCAGGGGAGAGCCACCGCGAAAAGCTTACGGGACTCCTCCGGGAAGCCCCGGCAGGGAAAGGCAGGAGGAGCCGGGGGGAAAACGCCGCAGGGCAGCGAcaagaagaaagacaagaagaagaagaagaaggagcagcagcagagtgaagCAAATGAG TTACGTAATCTGGCCTTCAGGAAACTTCCTCAGAAGTCTTGTGCCCCCCCTCCCTGTATGACGCTGTCAGAAATAGCCAGTGACCTTCTTAGCCCTGCATCAGGGGACCACAATATACCTGCAGATGGGTGGCAGCAGTGGAAGCAGAGGGATGAACAG aacaacacaaacacatcctcaCCTAAGtcaagaggaggaaaagagagtgGAGGGAAgaaggacaagaagaagaatcagcagataaaagacaaaaagacagtttCACTGCAGGACTTCCAGGCTGAAGGCAGTGTAG AACATTTGAGTAAGAAACAAGATAAAGAG GACTCCAGAACGGCTAACCCAGCACTAGGAATCGGGCAGGAAGAGCGTTTTTTTAATAAGCTGGAAGACGACGTCAGTCGGATTATCCAACGGGAAAAACGACGTGAGCAGTACGCTAACAGCCAGGGACAAGAAGTCAGCACGTCCACAGAACATGAACTG GACCCTCGAGCGGAGCAGCTGAAGTATGAGCTGGAGAAGAAAGACCAGGAAATTGATAAGCTAAAGAAAACCATCTCAGAGTGGGAG ATGAAATACAAAGAGGTGAAAGCCAGAAACGCCCAGCTGCTCAAGATGCTCCAACAGGGAGAGA tgAAAGATAAAGCAGAAATCCTTCTACAGGTAGAAGAGCTGCTACATATCAAAGAAGAACTGTCATCACAG gtcacATTATTACATGGTGCTCTTGAACAAGAAAGGTCTAAAGTCAAAGGCCTGCAGTCAGAACAGCCGAAACATCAG GGAAAcaagaaagggaggaaaagcTCAGAAATGGATCTATGA
- the LOC113138355 gene encoding kinesin-like protein KIF27 isoform X1, whose amino-acid sequence MSEVCVRVAVRIRPLLPKEVLHSHQVCVRVVPGSAQVMLGSDRVFPFDHAFGPTASQDEVYESCVQPLVESLVHGYNATVFCYGQTGSGKTYTLGGGNLDEDGGIIDRVAQDVFFLLGEKRRNSDGVEATVRVSYMELYREELRDLLELHTMHKELHIREDEKGNTVVVGAKEMVITSAEELLSILETGNALRHTGTTGMNEHSSRSHTILTLQLIQCCQNNNPSLKSVSKLCLVDLAGSERAGKTGNTGTRLKESVHINTGLLALGNVIRALSDPARNRRGNSCSSAHIPYRDAKITRLLRDSLGGTAHTLMVACVSPSHHSVAETLTVLQFASKARHIRNRPGGMSSHTEVKSCPTVWDPGEARLGELEYEVQTLRELLKAKEREMEMERGRAGGKDGEGDDLKQSCQMREIEPEKGVDQEGLSQYRLLAQEAAALLADISGPSPSQFFRQCLQDWQERLTAVNNSHQIYKDGSKVDGDQPNYIIILKLREELKKCQEALDIQEQLLEEKDAELRQVQKEVEKLLQERKTHLHALEEEKQRIRIQTEQLVDQQILVNRLRSDLMTFRGATSGAVLESGASGNSGKRPYSVPLIRHSCGEGPPRKIHSSPPAYSLERVMAAFKMRGHLLLAEIEEKDEVYCPFIKQQGERKDKDQEKEVDDDTVGRNGFRRSLNRTWTNRQKKLVLKEKKMTPDQISNRNPLLWRSEGFTGTKENHTKHSQLRKARLRTSVTQRMIQELSVNMRIKEQLIKELDKTEKETQAVDTHSRHSGDGREGGVLARLSMQSQQIRAEVYRSLQHMRRQRAQLQTNLNQQRQTSDNNIALDKNGEQREGDLTSCKNNHHKESKEELTSSNWLEEEEEQMLQKRAALQELEEELRRREEVLLRREACLHQKNKLELKMLHSSQALSQDLLRVSMRLESVEEQLQSSTTTKWTGGVTTEELEKERDALKKKRDTLDAQLKENRVLNVEEECSLLQLEEAIEALDAALEFKNRCIQDKQKKLLITDSSSHSSENTELCNVIRKLSPPEAAELLIRYFNKVVCLREAERNLRLHYEELELHAGEQEVVLRKMEAAMQRLALDADRRLTEQHRDHQNNIQLLLKKLQEGGSGLVQQAIQDRLQHLEKELFFYKSSSRELKKKLKEHLSGGVHPDNQPSHTQDHRQPHNMQMHPSTNKPQMHTEGVQTRIHIAATYTKVPNEQTDQKDDSCTKRQAHQTSCPSSSELRAHRKPEMPEYKQMHTQSQGRSERGAGQFGESLEMTPVRLCRKELRQISPADLHISGSATRRRQSVVDTSTGSILEDSIEMPRNSDR is encoded by the exons ATGAGCGAGGTGTGTGTCCGGGTCGCGGTCCGTATCCGCCCGCTGCTTCCTAAAGAAGTCCTCCACAGCCACCAGGTGTGTGTGCGGGTGGTGCCGGGCTCCGCGCAGGTGATGCTCGGCTCGGACCGAGTCTTCCCCTTCGACCACGCGTTTGGACCGACAGCCAGCCAGGATGAGGTGTACGAGTCCTGTGTCCAGCCCCTGGTGGAGTCCCTGGTCCACGGCTACAATGCCACGGTCTTCTGCTATGGACAAACCGGGTCAGGCAAGACATACACACTGGGAGGAGGAAACCTGG ATGAAGATGGAGGAATTATTGATCGTGTGGCCCAGgatgtgtttttcttgctgGGTGAGAAGAGGAGGAACAGTGACGGTGTGGAGGCCACAGTGCGGGTCTCATATATGGAACTGTACAGAGAGGAGCTGCGGGACCTGCTGGAGCTACACACAATGCACAAAGAACTTCACATTAGAGAGGATGAGAAGGGAAACACAG tggTGGTGGGAGCCAAAGAGATGGTCATCACTTCAGCTGAGGAGCTACTCAGCATTCTAGAGACCGGCAATGCTCTGCGCCACACTGGCACCACAGGGATGAATGAGCACTCCAGTCGCTCTCACACTATCCTCACCCTTCAGCTCATACAGTGCTGCCAAAACAACAACCCCTCCTTAAAGTCTGTTTCTAAACTCTGTCTGGTTGATCTAGCAGGTTCGGAGCGTGCTGGAAAAACTGGCAACACTGGGACACGACTTAAAGAGTCTGTACATATCAACACAGGTCTTCTTGCATTGGGCAATGTTATCCGTGCCCTCTCTGACCCTGCTCGAAATCGCCGTGgtaacagctgcagcagtgcaCACATACCATATCGTGATGCCAAGATCACCCGTCTCCTTCGTGATTCACTGGGAGGCACCGCCCACACGCTGATGGTGGCATGTGTAAGCCCCTCCCATCACAGTGTAGCTGAAACTCTGACTGTCCTGCAGTTTGCATCCAAGGCTCGTCACATTCGCAACCGCCCTGGAGGAATGTCTTCTCACACAGAGGTTAAATCATGTCCTACAGTTTGGGACCCCGGCGAGGCTCGACTTGGGGAGCTGGAGTATGAAGTGCAGACACTTAGAGAACTACTGAAAGCGAAGGAAAGAGAGATGGAAATGGAAAGGGGAAGGGCAGGTGGAAAAGATGGAGAAGGGGATGACTTAAAACAATCTTGTCAGATGAGAGAGATTGAACCAGAGAAAGGGGTGGACCAGGAGGGATTATCACAGTACCGCCTGCTGGCACAGgaagctgcagctctgctggCTGATATCTCTGGCCCCTCTCCAAGTCAATTTTTCAGGCAGTGTTTGCAGGATTGGCAGGAGAGACTGACAGCTGTCAATAACTCCCATCAAATTTATAAGGATGGTTCAAAGGTGGATGGAGACCAGCCCAACTATATTATCATTTTAAAGCTCAGAGAGGAACTTAAGAAATGTCAG GAAGCGCTTGACATACAGGAGCAGCTATTGGAGGAGAAAGATGCCGAACTGAGACAGGTGCAGAAAGAAGTTGAGAAACTCCTTcaagagaggaaaacacaccTCCATGCcttagaagaagaaaagcagcgTATCCGTATACAG ACCGAACAACTGGTTGACCAGCAGATTTTGGTCAATCGTCTTCGCAGTGACCTCATGACCTTTCGGGGTGCTACCTCAGGGGCAGTGTTGGAATCAGGGGCTTCTGGAAACTCGGGCAAGAGGCCTTATAGTGTGCCTCTAATCAGACATAGCTGTGGAGAGGGGCCTCCAAGGAAG attCACTCCAGTCCTCCCGCCTATTCACTAGAGAGAGTGATGGCAGCCTTTAAGATGCGTGGTCATCTCCTGCTGGCTGAGATTGAGGAAAAGGATGAGGTGTACTGTCCATTCATAAAacaacagggagagagaaaagacaaagatcaagagaaagaGGTGGATGATGACACTGTGGGTAGAAATGGATTTAG GCGTTCTTTAAACAGAACATGGACTAACCGGCAGAAGAAATTAGttctaaaagagaaaaaaatgacaccagACCAAATATCTAATAGAAATCCATTATTATGGCGGTCTGAGGGATTCACAG GGACCAAGGAAAACCACACCAAGCATAGCCAACTGAGGAAGGCGAGACTAAGAACCAGTGTTACACAGAGAATGATCCAAGAACTGTCAGTCAACATGCGCATAAAAGAGCAGCTCATCAAAGAGCTTGACAAAACTG aaaaggAGACCCAAGCAGTGGACACACATAGTAGGCACAGTGGTGATGGCAGAGAAGGCGGTGTGTTGGCAAGACTTTCCATGCAGAGCCAGCAGATCAGAGCGGAGGTGTACCGCAGCCTGCAGCACATGAGACGGCAAAGAGCACAGCTGCAGACCAACCTCAATCAGCAGAGACAGACCAGTGACAACAACATAGCACTTGACAAAAATGGG GAGCAAAGGGAAGGAGATTTGACTTCGTGCAAAAACAATCACCACAAAGAGTCAAAGGAAGAG CTTACCTCCAGTAATTggctggaggaagaggaagagcagaTGCTTCAGAAAAGAGCAGCACTTCAGGAgttggaggaggagctgaggaggagagaggaagtgcTCCTGCGCAGGGAGGCCTGTCtacatcagaaaaacaaactggagCTCAAGATGCTACACTCAAGTCAG GCTCTGAGTCAGGACCTGCTGCGTGTCTCAATGCGTTTGGAGtctgtggaggagcagctgcagagcagTACCACTACAAAGTGGACGGGAGGAGTCACCACAGAGGAActagagaaggagagagatgcacttaaaaaaaagagagacactCTGGATGCACAGCTGAAGGAAAACAGAGTGCTAAATGTTGAG GAGGAATGTTCCCTGCTTCAGCTGGAAGAAGCTATTGAAGCTCTGGATGCAGCTTTGGAGTTTAAAAACCGCTGCATCCAAGACAAACAGAAGAAGTTGTTAATCACAGACTCCTCGTCACAttcatcagaaaacactgagctctgtaatgtcattaggaagctcTCACCACCTGAGGCTGCAGAGTTGCTCATCAGATATTTCAATAAG GTTGTTTGCCTTCGTGAGGCAGAGCGCAATTTGCGTTTGCACTATGAAGAGCTGGAGCTTCATGCTGGAGAGCAAGAGGTGGTGCTGAGGAAGATGGAGGCCGCCATGCAGCGCCTGGCCCTCGATGCAGACCGCAGGCTCACCGAACAGCACAGAGATCACCAGAACAACATCCAGCTACTGCTGAAGAAACTGCAAG AGGGTGGTTCAGGATTGGTGCAGCAGGCTATTCAAGACAGACTGCAGCATCTGGAGAAAGAACTGTTTTTCTACAAAAGCTCCAGTCGGGAGCTCAAAAAGAAACTCAAAGAGCATCTCAGTGGTGGTGTACACCCTGACAATcagccctcacacacacaagaccaCAGACAACCACACAATATGCAGATGCACCCAAGCACAAACAAACCCCAGATGCATACTGAAGGGGTACAGACAAGGATACATATTGCAGCAACATACACAAAGGTACCTAATGAGCAAACAGACCAAAAGGATGATTCTTGTACAAAAAGACAGGCACACCAAACCTCCTGTCCCTCTTCATCTGAGCTCCGAGCACACAGAAAGCCAGAAATGCCTGAATACAAACAGATGCACACCCAGTCCCAGGGGAGGAGTGAAAGAGGGGCTGGTCAGTTTGGGGAAAGTCTAGAGATGACACCAGTCCGTCTGTGTCGCAAAGAGCTGAGACAGATCTCTCCAGCTGACCTGCACATCTCTGGTTCTGCCACAAGGAGGCGACAATCTGTTGTAGATACCAGCACAGGGTCAATATTGGAGGACTCCATAGAAATGCCCAGAAACAGTGACAGGTGA
- the LOC113138355 gene encoding kinesin-like protein KIF27 isoform X2: protein MSEVCVRVAVRIRPLLPKEVLHSHQVCVRVVPGSAQVMLGSDRVFPFDHAFGPTASQDEVYESCVQPLVESLVHGYNATVFCYGQTGSGKTYTLGGGNLDEDGGIIDRVAQDVFFLLGEKRRNSDGVEATVRVSYMELYREELRDLLELHTMHKELHIREDEKGNTVVVGAKEMVITSAEELLSILETGNALRHTGTTGMNEHSSRSHTILTLQLIQCCQNNNPSLKSVSKLCLVDLAGSERAGKTGNTGTRLKESVHINTGLLALGNVIRALSDPARNRRGNSCSSAHIPYRDAKITRLLRDSLGGTAHTLMVACVSPSHHSVAETLTVLQFASKARHIRNRPGGMSSHTEVKSCPTVWDPGEARLGELEYEVQTLRELLKAKEREMEMERGRAGGKDGEGDDLKQSCQMREIEPEKGVDQEGLSQYRLLAQEAAALLADISGPSPSQFFRQCLQDWQERLTAVNNSHQIYKDGSKVDGDQPNYIIILKLREELKKCQEALDIQEQLLEEKDAELRQVQKEVEKLLQERKTHLHALEEEKQRIRIQTEQLVDQQILVNRLRSDLMTFRGATSGAVLESGASGNSGKRPYSVPLIRHSCGEGPPRKIHSSPPAYSLERVMAAFKMRGHLLLAEIEEKDEVYCPFIKQQGERKDKDQEKEVDDDTVGRNGFRRSLNRTWTNRQKKLVLKEKKMTPDQISNRNPLLWRSEGFTGTKENHTKHSQLRKARLRTSVTQRMIQELSVNMRIKEQLIKELDKTEKETQAVDTHSRHSGDGREGGVLARLSMQSQQIRAEVYRSLQHMRRQRAQLQTNLNQQRQTSDNNIALDKNGEQREGDLTSCKNNHHKESKEELTSSNWLEEEEEQMLQKRAALQELEEELRRREEVLLRREACLHQKNKLELKMLHSSQALSQDLLRVSMRLESVEEQLQSSTTTKWTGGVTTEELEKERDALKKKRDTLDAQLKENRVLNVEEECSLLQLEEAIEALDAALEFKNRCIQDKQKKLLITDSSSHSSENTELCNVIRKLSPPEAAELLIRYFNKVVCLREAERNLRLHYEELELHAGEQEVVLRKMEAAMQRLALDADRRLTEQHRDHQNNIQLLLKKLQGKRVVQDWCSRLFKTDCSIWRKNCFSTKAPVGSSKRNSKSISVVVYTLTISPHTHKTTDNHTICRCTQAQTNPRCILKGYRQGYILQQHTQRYLMSKQTKRMILVQKDRHTKPPVPLHLSSEHTESQKCLNTNRCTPSPRGGVKEGLVSLGKV from the exons ATGAGCGAGGTGTGTGTCCGGGTCGCGGTCCGTATCCGCCCGCTGCTTCCTAAAGAAGTCCTCCACAGCCACCAGGTGTGTGTGCGGGTGGTGCCGGGCTCCGCGCAGGTGATGCTCGGCTCGGACCGAGTCTTCCCCTTCGACCACGCGTTTGGACCGACAGCCAGCCAGGATGAGGTGTACGAGTCCTGTGTCCAGCCCCTGGTGGAGTCCCTGGTCCACGGCTACAATGCCACGGTCTTCTGCTATGGACAAACCGGGTCAGGCAAGACATACACACTGGGAGGAGGAAACCTGG ATGAAGATGGAGGAATTATTGATCGTGTGGCCCAGgatgtgtttttcttgctgGGTGAGAAGAGGAGGAACAGTGACGGTGTGGAGGCCACAGTGCGGGTCTCATATATGGAACTGTACAGAGAGGAGCTGCGGGACCTGCTGGAGCTACACACAATGCACAAAGAACTTCACATTAGAGAGGATGAGAAGGGAAACACAG tggTGGTGGGAGCCAAAGAGATGGTCATCACTTCAGCTGAGGAGCTACTCAGCATTCTAGAGACCGGCAATGCTCTGCGCCACACTGGCACCACAGGGATGAATGAGCACTCCAGTCGCTCTCACACTATCCTCACCCTTCAGCTCATACAGTGCTGCCAAAACAACAACCCCTCCTTAAAGTCTGTTTCTAAACTCTGTCTGGTTGATCTAGCAGGTTCGGAGCGTGCTGGAAAAACTGGCAACACTGGGACACGACTTAAAGAGTCTGTACATATCAACACAGGTCTTCTTGCATTGGGCAATGTTATCCGTGCCCTCTCTGACCCTGCTCGAAATCGCCGTGgtaacagctgcagcagtgcaCACATACCATATCGTGATGCCAAGATCACCCGTCTCCTTCGTGATTCACTGGGAGGCACCGCCCACACGCTGATGGTGGCATGTGTAAGCCCCTCCCATCACAGTGTAGCTGAAACTCTGACTGTCCTGCAGTTTGCATCCAAGGCTCGTCACATTCGCAACCGCCCTGGAGGAATGTCTTCTCACACAGAGGTTAAATCATGTCCTACAGTTTGGGACCCCGGCGAGGCTCGACTTGGGGAGCTGGAGTATGAAGTGCAGACACTTAGAGAACTACTGAAAGCGAAGGAAAGAGAGATGGAAATGGAAAGGGGAAGGGCAGGTGGAAAAGATGGAGAAGGGGATGACTTAAAACAATCTTGTCAGATGAGAGAGATTGAACCAGAGAAAGGGGTGGACCAGGAGGGATTATCACAGTACCGCCTGCTGGCACAGgaagctgcagctctgctggCTGATATCTCTGGCCCCTCTCCAAGTCAATTTTTCAGGCAGTGTTTGCAGGATTGGCAGGAGAGACTGACAGCTGTCAATAACTCCCATCAAATTTATAAGGATGGTTCAAAGGTGGATGGAGACCAGCCCAACTATATTATCATTTTAAAGCTCAGAGAGGAACTTAAGAAATGTCAG GAAGCGCTTGACATACAGGAGCAGCTATTGGAGGAGAAAGATGCCGAACTGAGACAGGTGCAGAAAGAAGTTGAGAAACTCCTTcaagagaggaaaacacaccTCCATGCcttagaagaagaaaagcagcgTATCCGTATACAG ACCGAACAACTGGTTGACCAGCAGATTTTGGTCAATCGTCTTCGCAGTGACCTCATGACCTTTCGGGGTGCTACCTCAGGGGCAGTGTTGGAATCAGGGGCTTCTGGAAACTCGGGCAAGAGGCCTTATAGTGTGCCTCTAATCAGACATAGCTGTGGAGAGGGGCCTCCAAGGAAG attCACTCCAGTCCTCCCGCCTATTCACTAGAGAGAGTGATGGCAGCCTTTAAGATGCGTGGTCATCTCCTGCTGGCTGAGATTGAGGAAAAGGATGAGGTGTACTGTCCATTCATAAAacaacagggagagagaaaagacaaagatcaagagaaagaGGTGGATGATGACACTGTGGGTAGAAATGGATTTAG GCGTTCTTTAAACAGAACATGGACTAACCGGCAGAAGAAATTAGttctaaaagagaaaaaaatgacaccagACCAAATATCTAATAGAAATCCATTATTATGGCGGTCTGAGGGATTCACAG GGACCAAGGAAAACCACACCAAGCATAGCCAACTGAGGAAGGCGAGACTAAGAACCAGTGTTACACAGAGAATGATCCAAGAACTGTCAGTCAACATGCGCATAAAAGAGCAGCTCATCAAAGAGCTTGACAAAACTG aaaaggAGACCCAAGCAGTGGACACACATAGTAGGCACAGTGGTGATGGCAGAGAAGGCGGTGTGTTGGCAAGACTTTCCATGCAGAGCCAGCAGATCAGAGCGGAGGTGTACCGCAGCCTGCAGCACATGAGACGGCAAAGAGCACAGCTGCAGACCAACCTCAATCAGCAGAGACAGACCAGTGACAACAACATAGCACTTGACAAAAATGGG GAGCAAAGGGAAGGAGATTTGACTTCGTGCAAAAACAATCACCACAAAGAGTCAAAGGAAGAG CTTACCTCCAGTAATTggctggaggaagaggaagagcagaTGCTTCAGAAAAGAGCAGCACTTCAGGAgttggaggaggagctgaggaggagagaggaagtgcTCCTGCGCAGGGAGGCCTGTCtacatcagaaaaacaaactggagCTCAAGATGCTACACTCAAGTCAG GCTCTGAGTCAGGACCTGCTGCGTGTCTCAATGCGTTTGGAGtctgtggaggagcagctgcagagcagTACCACTACAAAGTGGACGGGAGGAGTCACCACAGAGGAActagagaaggagagagatgcacttaaaaaaaagagagacactCTGGATGCACAGCTGAAGGAAAACAGAGTGCTAAATGTTGAG GAGGAATGTTCCCTGCTTCAGCTGGAAGAAGCTATTGAAGCTCTGGATGCAGCTTTGGAGTTTAAAAACCGCTGCATCCAAGACAAACAGAAGAAGTTGTTAATCACAGACTCCTCGTCACAttcatcagaaaacactgagctctgtaatgtcattaggaagctcTCACCACCTGAGGCTGCAGAGTTGCTCATCAGATATTTCAATAAG GTTGTTTGCCTTCGTGAGGCAGAGCGCAATTTGCGTTTGCACTATGAAGAGCTGGAGCTTCATGCTGGAGAGCAAGAGGTGGTGCTGAGGAAGATGGAGGCCGCCATGCAGCGCCTGGCCCTCGATGCAGACCGCAGGCTCACCGAACAGCACAGAGATCACCAGAACAACATCCAGCTACTGCTGAAGAAACTGCAAGGTAAG AGGGTGGTTCAGGATTGGTGCAGCAGGCTATTCAAGACAGACTGCAGCATCTGGAGAAAGAACTGTTTTTCTACAAAAGCTCCAGTCGGGAGCTCAAAAAGAAACTCAAAGAGCATCTCAGTGGTGGTGTACACCCTGACAATcagccctcacacacacaagaccaCAGACAACCACACAATATGCAGATGCACCCAAGCACAAACAAACCCCAGATGCATACTGAAGGGGTACAGACAAGGATACATATTGCAGCAACATACACAAAGGTACCTAATGAGCAAACAGACCAAAAGGATGATTCTTGTACAAAAAGACAGGCACACCAAACCTCCTGTCCCTCTTCATCTGAGCTCCGAGCACACAGAAAGCCAGAAATGCCTGAATACAAACAGATGCACACCCAGTCCCAGGGGAGGAGTGAAAGAGGGGCTGGTCAGTTTGGGGAAAGTCTAG